In one window of Euwallacea similis isolate ESF13 chromosome 4, ESF131.1, whole genome shotgun sequence DNA:
- the LOC136408412 gene encoding zinc finger protein 22-like isoform X1 produces MDSVGYGADDFNHPIEPMVIINSQEDEEDHFFRLLNLSRKRPFIRKTQLSPADQFANHLKFLKNRMPPRLGMSDSYIKLEKDVSSEGPEITICPVNKSPSKKRVVRSSFKIKLNGHDYCSEPKKESKSKKRNNGVTVKAASSKTPVRLIPKDEAMVEPYAKRKSSPLEKCPICKKYFRRMKTHLLKHEIMQNQEACSGLICEFCNKAFNSHSNLQIHMRTHTGDKPYVCEVCNKSFSQSCNLVNHIRTHTGEKPFKCPHCDRAFTQSGNLNNHIRLHTDEKPFKCHFCDKAFVQSGNLSSHVRNNHSVRDSHEGLIAI; encoded by the exons ATGGATTCTGTTGGTTATGGAGCAGATGATTTTAATCATCCAATTGAACCTATGGTAATCATAAACAGCCAGGAGGACGAAGAGGATCAT tttttccgGTTATTGAATTTGAGTAGAAAACGCCCCTTTATACGTAAAACCCAACTGTCGCCAGCGGACCAATTCGCAAATCATTTAAAGTTTCTAAAGAATAGG ATGCCGCCGAGATTGGGAATGTCAGATTCCTATATAAAGTTAGAAAAAGATGTGTCTTCTGAAGGTCCAGAGATTACAATATGTCCGGTAAACAAAAGCCCTTCAAAGAAGAGGGTAGTGAGATcctcttttaaaataaaactaaatggGCATGATTACTGTAGCGAACCAAAGAAAGAGTCCAAATCGAAGAAACGAAATAATGGCGTTACTGTGAAAGCTGCTAGCAGTAAAACTCCTGTAAGACTGATACCTAAAGATGAGGCAATGGTTGAACCGTACGCGAAAAGAAAAAGTAGTCCCCTGGAAAAATGCccaatatgtaaaaaatacttCAGGAGAATGAAAACGCATCTTCTTAAGCACGAAATAATGCAGAACCAGGAAGCGTGCTCGGGTTTGATCTGTGAGTTTTGCAATAAAGCTTTCAATAGCCACAGCAATTTGCAAATCCACATGAGGACCCACACAGGGGACAAACCATACGTGTGCGAAGTGTGCAATAAATCGTTTTCGCAGAGTTGCAACTTGGTCAATCATATTAGAACGCATACGGGTGAAAAACCCTTTAAATGTCCTCACTGTGACAGGGCGTTTACACAGTCGggaaatttaaacaatcaCATTCGACTTCATACCGACGAAAAACCCTTCAAGTGCCATTTCTGCGATAAGGCCTTTGTACAGAGCGGAAATCTAAGTTCCCACGTTAGAAATAACCATAGTGTTAGGGATAGTCACGAAGGACTTATAGCCATTTAA
- the LOC136408412 gene encoding zinc finger protein 239-like isoform X2, whose translation MDSVGYGADDFNHPIEPMVIINSQEDEEDHMPPRLGMSDSYIKLEKDVSSEGPEITICPVNKSPSKKRVVRSSFKIKLNGHDYCSEPKKESKSKKRNNGVTVKAASSKTPVRLIPKDEAMVEPYAKRKSSPLEKCPICKKYFRRMKTHLLKHEIMQNQEACSGLICEFCNKAFNSHSNLQIHMRTHTGDKPYVCEVCNKSFSQSCNLVNHIRTHTGEKPFKCPHCDRAFTQSGNLNNHIRLHTDEKPFKCHFCDKAFVQSGNLSSHVRNNHSVRDSHEGLIAI comes from the exons ATGGATTCTGTTGGTTATGGAGCAGATGATTTTAATCATCCAATTGAACCTATGGTAATCATAAACAGCCAGGAGGACGAAGAGGATCAT ATGCCGCCGAGATTGGGAATGTCAGATTCCTATATAAAGTTAGAAAAAGATGTGTCTTCTGAAGGTCCAGAGATTACAATATGTCCGGTAAACAAAAGCCCTTCAAAGAAGAGGGTAGTGAGATcctcttttaaaataaaactaaatggGCATGATTACTGTAGCGAACCAAAGAAAGAGTCCAAATCGAAGAAACGAAATAATGGCGTTACTGTGAAAGCTGCTAGCAGTAAAACTCCTGTAAGACTGATACCTAAAGATGAGGCAATGGTTGAACCGTACGCGAAAAGAAAAAGTAGTCCCCTGGAAAAATGCccaatatgtaaaaaatacttCAGGAGAATGAAAACGCATCTTCTTAAGCACGAAATAATGCAGAACCAGGAAGCGTGCTCGGGTTTGATCTGTGAGTTTTGCAATAAAGCTTTCAATAGCCACAGCAATTTGCAAATCCACATGAGGACCCACACAGGGGACAAACCATACGTGTGCGAAGTGTGCAATAAATCGTTTTCGCAGAGTTGCAACTTGGTCAATCATATTAGAACGCATACGGGTGAAAAACCCTTTAAATGTCCTCACTGTGACAGGGCGTTTACACAGTCGggaaatttaaacaatcaCATTCGACTTCATACCGACGAAAAACCCTTCAAGTGCCATTTCTGCGATAAGGCCTTTGTACAGAGCGGAAATCTAAGTTCCCACGTTAGAAATAACCATAGTGTTAGGGATAGTCACGAAGGACTTATAGCCATTTAA